One Oncorhynchus nerka isolate Pitt River linkage group LG5, Oner_Uvic_2.0, whole genome shotgun sequence genomic window carries:
- the LOC115129334 gene encoding CCR4-NOT transcription complex subunit 6-like isoform X1, with the protein MKSDSVTAGMPKEKYDPPDPRRMYTIMSTEEAANGKKSYWPELEITGNVRSLSPSLWTLTHLTALHIADNCLSRIPPDIAKLHNLLYLDLSSNKIRSLPAELGNMVSLRELLLNNNQLRVLPFELGKLFQLQTLGLKGNPLAQEIMSLYQEHDGTRKLLNYLLDNLAGSIKCTPTEQPPSRSWIALQEPDQTRPSALFSVMCYNVLCDKYATRQLYGYCPSWALNWEYRKKSIMQEIMNCSADIISLQEVETEQYYQYFLPELKEQGYEGFFSPKSRARTMHESDRKHVDGCAVFYRTEKFSVVQKHTVEFNQLAMANSEGSEAMLNRVMTKDNIGVAILLEVRKEMMEESSGKSLHGMEKQLLLVANAHMHWDPEYSDVKLVQTMMFLSEVKNIVDKATRSLKLSSVSGETNSIPLVLCADLNSLPDSGVVEYLSQGGVDCTHKDFKELRYLDSLTNFNCNGKNGNSTSNSRITHGFKLKSAYEDSLMPYTNYTFDFKGVIDYIFYSKPQLNVLGILGPLDSNWLHENSISGCPHPHIPSDHFSLFTQLELLLPSTLPQGQVNGIHLPGGRR; encoded by the exons ATGAAGTCGGACAG TGTTACAGCAGGAATGCCCAAAGAAAAATATGACCCGCCAGACCCCAGGCGGATGTACACCATCATGTCAACTGAGGAGGCAGCCAATGGAAAGAAGTCTTACTGGCCTGAGCTGGAAATCACTG GTAATGTCAGGAGCCTGAGCCCGTCTCTGTGGACTCTGACCCACCTCACTGCCCTACACATCGCTGACAACTGTCTGTCGCGCATCCCACCCGACATTGCCAAACTACACAACCTGTTGTACCTGGATCTATCGTCCAATAAGATCAGGAGCCTGCCGGCAGAGCTCGGCAACATGGTGTCTCTCAG GGAACTGCTTTTAAATAACAACCAGTTGCGGGTTCTTCCATTTGAATTGGGGAAACTGTTTCAGTTACAAACACTGGGGTTGAAAG GAAACCCTCTTGCACAAGAAATCATGAGCCTGTACCAGGAGCATGATGGCACCAGGAAACTGCTCAACTACCTGCTGGACAATCTGGCAGGTTCAATCAAATGCA CCCCCACAGAGCAGCCCCCGTCCCGGTCGTGGATCGCACTTCAGGAGCCTGACCAGACGAGGCCTTCTG CATTGTTCTCTGTTATGTGCTACAACGTGCTGTGTGATAAGTACGCCACACGCCAGCTCTACGGCTACTGCCCCTCCTGGGCCCTCAACTGGGAGTACAGGAAGAAGTCCATCATGCAGGAGATCATGAACTGCAgcgctgacatcatcagcctacAG GAAGTGGAGAcagagcagtactaccagtactTCCTGCCAGAGCTGAAGGAGCAGGGCTATGAGGGCTTCTTCAGCCCCAAGTCTCGAGCCAGAACCATGCATGAGTCTGACCGCAAACATGTGGACGGGTGCGCAGTATTCTACAGGACAGAAAA GTTCAGCGTGGTGCAGAAGCACACGGTGGAGTTTAACCAGCTAGCCATGGCTAACTCTGAGGGCTCGGAGGCCATGCTCAACAGGGTCATGACCAAGGACAACATCGGAGTGGCCATACTGCTGGAGGTCCGCAAGGAGATGATGGAGGAATCCT cgGGGAAGTCTCTGCACGGCATGGAGAAACAGCTCCTACTGGTGGCCAATGCCCACATGCACTGGGACCCGGAGTACTCTGACGTCAAGCTGGTCCAGACCATGATGTTCCTGTCTGAGGTGAAGAACATCGTGGACAAGGCCACGCGCAGCCTcaaactctcctctgtctctggggAGACCAACAGCATCCCTCTAGTGCTTTGTGCTGACCTCAACTCTCTACCAGACTCTG GCGTGGTGGAGTACCTGAGTCAAGGTGGAGTGGACTGCACCCACAAGGACTTCAAGGAGCTGCGCTACCTCGACAGCCTCACCAACTTTAACTGCAACGGCAAGAACGGGAACTCCACGTCCAACTCCAGGATCACCCACGGCTTCAAGCTGAAGAGCGCCTACGAGGACAGCCTGATGCCTTACACCAACTACACCTTCGACTTCAAG gGTGTGATTGACTACATCTTCTACTCCAAGCCTCAGCTCAACGTGTTGGGCATCCTGGGTCCCCTGGACTCCAACTGGCTCCATGAGAACAGTATCAGCGGCTGTCCGCACCCCCACATCCCTTCTGACCActtctccctgttcacccagctgGAGCTGCTGCTGCCCAGCACCCTGCCCCAGGGCCAGGTCAATGGCATCCACCTGCCTGGAGGCCGCAGGTAG
- the LOC115129334 gene encoding CCR4-NOT transcription complex subunit 6-like isoform X2 — MPKEKYDPPDPRRMYTIMSTEEAANGKKSYWPELEITGNVRSLSPSLWTLTHLTALHIADNCLSRIPPDIAKLHNLLYLDLSSNKIRSLPAELGNMVSLRELLLNNNQLRVLPFELGKLFQLQTLGLKGNPLAQEIMSLYQEHDGTRKLLNYLLDNLAGSIKCTPTEQPPSRSWIALQEPDQTRPSALFSVMCYNVLCDKYATRQLYGYCPSWALNWEYRKKSIMQEIMNCSADIISLQEVETEQYYQYFLPELKEQGYEGFFSPKSRARTMHESDRKHVDGCAVFYRTEKFSVVQKHTVEFNQLAMANSEGSEAMLNRVMTKDNIGVAILLEVRKEMMEESSGKSLHGMEKQLLLVANAHMHWDPEYSDVKLVQTMMFLSEVKNIVDKATRSLKLSSVSGETNSIPLVLCADLNSLPDSGVVEYLSQGGVDCTHKDFKELRYLDSLTNFNCNGKNGNSTSNSRITHGFKLKSAYEDSLMPYTNYTFDFKGVIDYIFYSKPQLNVLGILGPLDSNWLHENSISGCPHPHIPSDHFSLFTQLELLLPSTLPQGQVNGIHLPGGRR, encoded by the exons ATGCCCAAAGAAAAATATGACCCGCCAGACCCCAGGCGGATGTACACCATCATGTCAACTGAGGAGGCAGCCAATGGAAAGAAGTCTTACTGGCCTGAGCTGGAAATCACTG GTAATGTCAGGAGCCTGAGCCCGTCTCTGTGGACTCTGACCCACCTCACTGCCCTACACATCGCTGACAACTGTCTGTCGCGCATCCCACCCGACATTGCCAAACTACACAACCTGTTGTACCTGGATCTATCGTCCAATAAGATCAGGAGCCTGCCGGCAGAGCTCGGCAACATGGTGTCTCTCAG GGAACTGCTTTTAAATAACAACCAGTTGCGGGTTCTTCCATTTGAATTGGGGAAACTGTTTCAGTTACAAACACTGGGGTTGAAAG GAAACCCTCTTGCACAAGAAATCATGAGCCTGTACCAGGAGCATGATGGCACCAGGAAACTGCTCAACTACCTGCTGGACAATCTGGCAGGTTCAATCAAATGCA CCCCCACAGAGCAGCCCCCGTCCCGGTCGTGGATCGCACTTCAGGAGCCTGACCAGACGAGGCCTTCTG CATTGTTCTCTGTTATGTGCTACAACGTGCTGTGTGATAAGTACGCCACACGCCAGCTCTACGGCTACTGCCCCTCCTGGGCCCTCAACTGGGAGTACAGGAAGAAGTCCATCATGCAGGAGATCATGAACTGCAgcgctgacatcatcagcctacAG GAAGTGGAGAcagagcagtactaccagtactTCCTGCCAGAGCTGAAGGAGCAGGGCTATGAGGGCTTCTTCAGCCCCAAGTCTCGAGCCAGAACCATGCATGAGTCTGACCGCAAACATGTGGACGGGTGCGCAGTATTCTACAGGACAGAAAA GTTCAGCGTGGTGCAGAAGCACACGGTGGAGTTTAACCAGCTAGCCATGGCTAACTCTGAGGGCTCGGAGGCCATGCTCAACAGGGTCATGACCAAGGACAACATCGGAGTGGCCATACTGCTGGAGGTCCGCAAGGAGATGATGGAGGAATCCT cgGGGAAGTCTCTGCACGGCATGGAGAAACAGCTCCTACTGGTGGCCAATGCCCACATGCACTGGGACCCGGAGTACTCTGACGTCAAGCTGGTCCAGACCATGATGTTCCTGTCTGAGGTGAAGAACATCGTGGACAAGGCCACGCGCAGCCTcaaactctcctctgtctctggggAGACCAACAGCATCCCTCTAGTGCTTTGTGCTGACCTCAACTCTCTACCAGACTCTG GCGTGGTGGAGTACCTGAGTCAAGGTGGAGTGGACTGCACCCACAAGGACTTCAAGGAGCTGCGCTACCTCGACAGCCTCACCAACTTTAACTGCAACGGCAAGAACGGGAACTCCACGTCCAACTCCAGGATCACCCACGGCTTCAAGCTGAAGAGCGCCTACGAGGACAGCCTGATGCCTTACACCAACTACACCTTCGACTTCAAG gGTGTGATTGACTACATCTTCTACTCCAAGCCTCAGCTCAACGTGTTGGGCATCCTGGGTCCCCTGGACTCCAACTGGCTCCATGAGAACAGTATCAGCGGCTGTCCGCACCCCCACATCCCTTCTGACCActtctccctgttcacccagctgGAGCTGCTGCTGCCCAGCACCCTGCCCCAGGGCCAGGTCAATGGCATCCACCTGCCTGGAGGCCGCAGGTAG